CAAAGAAATCACGGGTCACCGTCgggttaccatggcagccggggtctaacaaagacccccaggtctgccttcagcaaatgcctgtgaggcgatgccggaggcatgccctaatagattgcctgtcagttttacacggacaggcaataatgctttggtgtactaaagtataccaaagcattatatatgcgattggcagatcgcatagtgaagtcccctagtgggattaaaaaaaaaaaaatatgtaaaatcagttaaataaagttcgtgaaaaaaaaaattaaattagtgaaaatcaaaagtgtcaaaacaaataacacatacacatatatggtatccccgcgatcgtaacaacttgaacaataaaatgaacacattaattaaaccgccggatgaacggcgtaaaaaaaaaacgcaaaaaactcttttctcccattccccccataaaaaattaaataaaaattaatctataagtcctatgtaccccaaaatagtactaatgaaaactacacattggtccgcaaaaataaagcccacatacgaccacattgacggaaaaataaaaaagaattacgtctcttggaattcggcgatgcaaaaacaagttatttttttctaaaaggcttattgtgcaaacgtaggaaaacatataaaacctttacatatttggtatccccgtaatcgtgccgacccatagaataaagttaacatgttatttacgctgcatagtaaacggcgtaaatttataacgtgaaaatcaatgctggaatagctgcttattttcaattctctcctaaaataaagttaataaaagttaatcaatatgttataagcatctaaaaactgtgtcgacggaataaaaaaaaaagttacgactcttggaatgcgacggtgaaaaaacaaaaaataatccttggtcattaacatgcaaaatggcctggtaattaaggggttaaatgagacaCGTTCCTCCTGGATCCTgtctaaggctggaatcacacaggttttttttaggcaAATTAAAAAGTGTATGAAAAGAATTGGGAAATATAAATGAAGGACTTTTCTTTCcggctggatccacttctggctttgagatGCAGTTGGATGCTACAGAAACAACCCACTTAGAtgtatggaactatttacagTTTCAGAAATTTATACTAGAAATCTGCCACAAGTGAATCTACCCTGAGGGTAAGAACAGACGGAAAGGCAACCACAACATAGCCACATAGGTGGCGAATGGACACGCGATTTAGCCGGTAAATTATTCAATTAGATAGTTACTTTGTTagtgtttttttcttctattcCATCACCTTCATCTTTTTATGCTGTTTTAatgaaagtcaaatataaaatgtccatatatgttaaaaacaaaaacgtttacATTGTCCTTACGGTCACTCTGGATTCTCCTTCAGTgtgggggaatttatgaatacAGTAATAAGAAGCGAGATTCATGGTGGCAATTCAGCTTCTCTGCTTTGTAAGTAAACCAGGCACTTCTTTTCTTCTTTATATCCACAGTACTTTTTCTTCATAGATTCCGGTCACAGTTGAGCACAGGTAAATATAATTTGGGTGTTTGGCAGATCCAGGCTAATTCCagccaaaaaataaacaaacactcttattggctgtttaacccgttactgaacgccaatacgccttttcacgatccctgctcgaacgggtcagATCGATATGAGTTTAACCCCCTCAGATACGTCACCCAAAAAGCGAGCACCGTATCTGAgtgtttttggagagagggagggagctccctctcccaccccaCCAGCACCCTGCGCATGATAGCagagtgccggtgtcttctatatCAGCCGGGGGGCCCAATAAAGGCCccgaggtctgcctgtagcgtatacctgaaaaaaattaaaaaaacaccttttccccatacaaaatgttttattattaaaaggacaaaacaaaaaaagttcaaaagctacatatatttggtattgccacgtccataacgaccccaactataaagttattacattatttaacccacacagtgaacgtcataaaaaaataaaataaaaaaaacatgcaaaaatccgttttctatgaatcctgccttaaaaaaaaatttgataaaaagtgatcaaaaagtcgcatgtactccaaaatggtgccgataaaaactacaagtcttcccgcaaaaaaaagctctcatacaactgcatcggcggaaaaaaaaaaaaaagaaaagacatcgctcttcaaatatggagacacaagcacaaataattaaaaaaaaaaaaaaatacattgttttttactgtgtaaccatagtaaaacctacaaaatcaatataaatttggtattgttgccatcataacaacccgctgaataaagttattgtgttatttataccacacgataaatggcgtaaatttaggatgcaaaaaagtgtggcggaattgtttttttttattccccccaaaaatgcttttttagaaaagttattcaataaaattccatgtaccacaaaatggcgctgttacaaaatacaacttgtccttacAAAAGACAAGATctaatacagctatgtcgactaaaacaaaaaagttatagctgtttgaatgagacgatggaaaaaacgtaataaatagcttggtcattaaggcctaaaataggcgggtcactaaggggttaaagtctgtgAATAATTTGATgtgtttcaaatatttttttttttatcttatagcatttcccacattctaaacgagATTATGGTTTCTACTTCATGTGAATTCTCTGCAAAGTTCcaaaatgtaaatttattttaaaaaacaaatatcTTCCACATATAGATCatcaaaatggcttctcccctgtatgGTTTCTCCGATGAGCCCTCAGCTTTGctttagtagtaaaacatttcccacattctgaacactactataatttctctcctgtgtgacttctcttatgtacaacaagacttgatttatctgtaagacatttcccacattctggacatgaatatggcttctctcctgtgtgacttctctcatgtctaacaagacctgatttatctgtaaaacatttcccacattctgaacatgaatacggcttctctcctgtatgacttctctcatgtataacaagatgggatttatatgtaaaacatttcccacattctgaacatgaatatggcttctctcctgtgtgacttctcttatgtacaATAAGACCTGatatatctgtaaaacatttcccacattctggacatgaatatggcttctctcctgtgtgacttctcttatgtacaataagacctgatttatctgtaaaacatttcccacattctgaacatgaatatggcttctctcctgtgtgaattctcttatgtTTAACAACATAGGATTTTgttataaaacatttcccacattctgaacatgaatacagctTCTCACCTCTGTGAAttttctcatgtgtaacaagagctgatttatttgtaaaacatttcccacattctgaacatgaatatggcttctctcctgtgtgacttctctcatgtctaacaagatgtgatttatttgtaaaacatttcccacattctgaacatgaatacggcttctctcctgtgtgacttctctcatgtctaacaagatgtgatttatttgtaaaacatttcccacattctgaacatgaatatggcttctcccctgtgtgaattctctcatgtctaacaagatttgtTTTCAATTTAAAACTTTTCCCACATTCtgcacatgaatacggcttctcacctgtgtgacttctctcatgtataacaagatgtgatttatgtgtaaaacatttcccactttctgaacatgaatatggcttctctcctgtatgaagtctctcatgtataacaagacctgatttatctgtaaaacatttcgcacattctggacatgaatacggcttctctactgtgtgaattctctcatgtctaacaagatttgatttaaatttaaaacatttcccacattctgaacatgaatacggtttctctcctgtgtgacttctctcatgtataacaagatttgatttatctgtaaaacatttcccacattctgcacatgaatacggattctctcctgtgtgaattcttctgtttgttaaaagacctgagatttttttgaacggtttaccacattgaaaccttttaccccctttctgggctgtacttgtggtaacaatctgtgattgggTAGAAGGTTCCTCATTATTAGTGAAATTATATGATAGGTCtttactgtgaagtcctggatgtatattaagggtaatgaggttttctcctgaagagcGCTGGATGATATCTTCATCGtctactttataatttagcaataacgtgaagtttccctcagagttcttactgggattttctgttaggattaaaaaaacaaactgtgattttgtttcacaatagaaaagttgacaaatttataacatttgtgttaggctggaaacacacatgccgtgttttgagccaaagtcagaagtgtatCAAGCAGGAAGAAGTTTAAGCCAAGCCTTTTGACTCCATTCCAGCCTTATAACGCTTTGTATAACAATACAtgacagtccaggattctggtCTACACTCAGTTC
The Rhinoderma darwinii isolate aRhiDar2 chromosome 1 unlocalized genomic scaffold, aRhiDar2.hap1 SUPER_1_unloc_21, whole genome shotgun sequence genome window above contains:
- the LOC142670919 gene encoding uncharacterized protein LOC142670919; this translates as MADQQYGSSRRNPPEKCPSPLYSQDCPEENHNVPENHQGEDLTNSKAEHEAEEERVRGDQPCKSEVEEEIPGGVTTENPSKNSEGNFTLLLNYKVDDEDIIQRSSGENLITLNIHPGLHSKDLSYNFTNNEEPSTQSQIVTTSTAQKGGKRFQCGKPFKKISGLLTNRRIHTGENPYSCAECGKCFTDKSNLVIHERSHTGEKPYSCSECGKCFKFKSNLVRHERIHTVEKPYSCPECAKCFTDKSGLVIHERLHTGEKPYSCSESGKCFTHKSHLVIHERSHTGEKPYSCAECGKSFKLKTNLVRHERIHTGEKPYSCSECGKCFTNKSHLVRHERSHTGEKPYSCSECGKCFTNKSHLVRHERSHTGEKPYSCSECGKCFTNKSALVTHEKIHRGEKLYSCSECGKCFITKSYVVKHKRIHTGEKPYSCSECGKCFTDKSGLIVHKRSHTGEKPYSCPECGKCFTDISGLIVHKRSHTGEKPYSCSECGKCFTYKSHLVIHERSHTGEKPYSCSECGKCFTDKSGLVRHERSHTGEKPYSCPECGKCLTDKSSLVVHKRSHTGEKL